The following proteins are co-located in the Pseudomonas cavernae genome:
- a CDS encoding glutamine--tRNA ligase/YqeY domain fusion protein: MSKPETPAAANFLRQIVQADLDAGKHAKIITRFPPEPNGYLHIGHAKSICLNFGLAKEFGGDCHLRFDDTNPAKEDQEYIDAIESDVKWLGFDWAGEVRYASNYFDQLYAWALELIKAGKAYVCDLTPEQAREYRGSLTEPGKNSPFRERSVEENLDLIARMKAGEFKDGDRVLRAKIDMASPNMNLRDPILYRIRHEHHHQTGDQWCIYPSYDFTHGQSDAIEGITHSICTLEFEDHRPLYEWFLANLSVPAQPRQYEFSRLNLNYTITSKRKLKQLVDEKHVSGWDDPRMSTLSGYRRRGYTPESIRNFCEMIGVNRASGVVDVGMLEFSIREDLDVRAPRAMCVLRPLKVVISNYPEGQVESLELPRHPKEDMGVRVLPFSRELYIDAGDFEETPPAGYKRLIPGGEVRLRGSYVIRADEAIKDAGGNIVELRCSYDPDTLGKNPEGRKVKGVIHWVPAAESVECEVRLYDRLFRSANPEKVEEGASFLDNINPESLQVLTGCRAEPSLAQARPEDRFQFEREGYFCADLKDSQPGKPVFNRTVTLRDSWGQ; the protein is encoded by the coding sequence ATGAGCAAGCCAGAGACTCCCGCCGCAGCAAACTTTCTTCGCCAGATCGTCCAGGCCGACCTTGATGCCGGCAAGCACGCGAAGATCATCACGCGCTTCCCGCCGGAGCCGAACGGCTACCTGCATATCGGCCATGCCAAGTCGATCTGCCTGAACTTTGGGCTGGCCAAGGAGTTCGGCGGCGATTGCCATCTGCGCTTCGACGACACCAACCCGGCCAAGGAAGACCAGGAATACATCGACGCCATTGAAAGCGATGTGAAGTGGCTAGGCTTCGACTGGGCCGGCGAGGTGCGCTATGCCTCGAACTATTTCGACCAGCTGTATGCCTGGGCGCTCGAGCTGATCAAGGCCGGCAAGGCCTATGTCTGCGACCTGACTCCCGAGCAGGCGCGCGAATACCGTGGCAGCCTGACCGAGCCGGGCAAGAACAGCCCGTTCCGCGAGCGTTCGGTGGAGGAAAACCTCGATCTGATCGCACGGATGAAGGCCGGCGAGTTCAAGGACGGCGACAGGGTGCTGCGCGCCAAGATCGACATGGCCTCGCCGAACATGAACCTGCGCGACCCGATCCTCTATCGGATCCGCCACGAGCATCACCACCAGACCGGCGACCAGTGGTGCATCTACCCCAGCTACGACTTCACCCATGGGCAGTCGGACGCTATCGAAGGCATCACCCATTCGATCTGTACCCTCGAGTTCGAGGATCATCGCCCGCTCTACGAATGGTTCTTGGCAAATCTGTCGGTACCGGCGCAGCCGCGCCAGTATGAGTTCTCGCGACTCAACCTGAACTACACCATCACCAGCAAGCGCAAGCTCAAGCAGCTGGTGGATGAGAAGCACGTGAGCGGCTGGGACGATCCGCGTATGTCGACCCTGTCCGGCTATCGCCGTCGCGGCTACACGCCCGAGTCGATCCGCAATTTCTGCGAAATGATCGGCGTCAACCGCGCCAGCGGCGTGGTCGATGTCGGCATGCTGGAGTTCAGCATCCGTGAGGATCTGGATGTCCGCGCGCCGCGCGCCATGTGCGTGTTGCGCCCCTTGAAAGTGGTGATCAGCAATTATCCGGAAGGTCAGGTAGAAAGCCTCGAGCTGCCGCGCCATCCGAAAGAAGACATGGGTGTGCGCGTGCTGCCGTTCTCCCGCGAGCTCTACATCGACGCAGGCGACTTCGAGGAGACCCCTCCGGCTGGCTACAAGCGCCTGATCCCCGGCGGTGAAGTGCGCCTGCGTGGCAGCTATGTGATCCGCGCCGACGAGGCGATCAAGGATGCCGGTGGCAATATCGTCGAGCTGCGTTGCTCCTACGACCCGGATACGCTCGGCAAGAACCCGGAGGGCCGCAAGGTCAAAGGCGTGATCCATTGGGTGCCGGCGGCGGAAAGCGTCGAATGCGAAGTGCGCCTGTACGACCGTTTGTTCCGCTCGGCGAACCCGGAGAAGGTGGAAGAGGGCGCCAGCTTCCTCGACAACATCAACCCCGAGTCCCTGCAAGTGCTCACGGGTTGCCGCGCGGAGCCTTCTTTGGCCCAGGCGCGACCGGAAGATCGCTTCCAGTTTGAGCGCGAAGGCTACTTCTGCGCCGATCTGAAGGATTCGCAACCTGGCAAGCCGGTATTCAACCGTACCGTGACCCTGCGTGACTCCTGGGGCCAATGA
- the cysS gene encoding cysteine--tRNA ligase — protein MTLSIYNTLSKTKAPLKPLLGNQVRMYVCGMTVYDFCHIGHARVMVAFDVVARWLRHSGYELTYVRNITDIDDKIIKRAQENGESFERLTQRMIAAMLEDEARLSVLRPDQEPRATGHIAGMHAMIQTLIDKGFAYAPGNGDVYYRVGKFAGYGKLSRMKIEDLRIGARIEVDEAKDDPLDFVLWKGVKPGEPSWESPWGAGRPGWHIECSVMSTCCLGETFDIHGGGPDLVFPHHENEIAQSEAATGKTYANAWMHAGAVRVDGEKMSKSLGNFFTIREVLEKYHPEVVRYLLVSSHYRSPINYSEDSLKEAKGALERFYHALKGLPAAQAAGGEAYVERFAKAMDDDFNTPEACAVLFELAREVNRLRESDPQAAAALAVRLRELASLLGVLQLEPDAFLRAGAEDRLDAAEVEALIQARLAARAAKDWAESDRIRDQLTAMGVVLEDGKGGTTWRLAE, from the coding sequence ATGACGCTGTCGATCTATAACACCCTGAGCAAGACCAAGGCGCCGCTCAAGCCGCTGCTGGGCAACCAGGTGCGCATGTACGTGTGCGGCATGACCGTCTATGACTTCTGTCATATCGGCCATGCGCGGGTAATGGTGGCCTTCGACGTGGTGGCACGCTGGCTGCGGCATAGCGGCTACGAGCTGACCTATGTGCGTAACATCACCGATATCGATGACAAGATCATCAAACGTGCCCAGGAAAACGGCGAAAGCTTCGAGCGACTGACTCAGCGCATGATCGCCGCCATGCTCGAAGATGAGGCGCGCTTGAGCGTCCTGCGTCCAGATCAGGAGCCGCGCGCCACTGGGCATATCGCCGGCATGCACGCGATGATCCAGACCCTGATCGACAAAGGCTTCGCCTACGCGCCGGGCAACGGTGACGTTTATTACCGGGTCGGCAAGTTTGCCGGCTACGGCAAGCTGTCGCGGATGAAGATCGAAGACCTGCGCATCGGTGCGCGTATCGAGGTCGACGAGGCCAAGGACGACCCGCTCGATTTCGTCCTGTGGAAGGGTGTCAAGCCCGGCGAGCCGAGTTGGGAGTCGCCCTGGGGCGCTGGGCGTCCGGGCTGGCATATCGAATGCTCGGTGATGTCCACTTGCTGCTTAGGCGAGACCTTCGACATTCATGGTGGCGGCCCCGATCTGGTGTTCCCGCACCACGAGAACGAGATCGCGCAAAGCGAGGCGGCGACCGGCAAGACTTACGCCAATGCCTGGATGCACGCCGGGGCGGTGCGGGTGGATGGCGAGAAGATGTCCAAGTCGCTGGGCAACTTCTTCACCATTCGCGAAGTGTTGGAAAAATATCATCCAGAGGTGGTGCGCTACCTGCTGGTCTCCAGCCATTACCGCAGCCCGATCAACTACTCCGAAGACAGCCTGAAGGAAGCCAAGGGCGCGCTTGAGCGTTTTTACCACGCCCTGAAAGGCTTGCCGGCGGCCCAGGCGGCCGGTGGCGAGGCTTATGTCGAGCGCTTCGCCAAGGCGATGGACGATGATTTCAACACGCCGGAAGCTTGTGCCGTGCTGTTCGAACTGGCACGCGAGGTGAACCGTTTGCGCGAAAGCGACCCACAGGCGGCTGCGGCCTTGGCTGTGCGCCTGCGGGAGCTGGCAAGCCTGCTTGGCGTGCTACAGCTGGAGCCGGATGCCTTCCTGCGCGCAGGCGCGGAAGATCGGCTCGATGCGGCGGAGGTTGAGGCCTTGATTCAGGCGCGCTTGGCTGCGCGAGCGGCCAAGGATTGGGCGGAGTCCGACCGTATCCGTGACCAGCTCACCGCAATGGGGGTGGTGCTGGAGGATGGCAAGGGTGGCACGACCTGGCGTTTGGCAGAATAG